A genomic region of Raphanus sativus cultivar WK10039 chromosome 6, ASM80110v3, whole genome shotgun sequence contains the following coding sequences:
- the LOC130495727 gene encoding uncharacterized protein LOC130495727 — MADPQPPARPIGAYDRPTNNGQLLGIRAPAVAANNFEIKSGLLNQIENNKFHGLAAENPFDHLDSFDRYCGLSKTNGVSEDGFKLKLFPFSLGDKARQWEKSLLSSSITTWDDCKNAFLEKFFSTSKTADYMNEISGFKQKNLEGFSEAWERFNGYLAQCPHHGFNKGSLLSTFYRGALPEYRARLDTASNGNFLDRTEREAAQLVDNMVKSDAVYSGDHDRANRTDDKLTRRELKALQDKIDILIADKATQEQVHVVGNPQQETPPTTVNEVEGLEGQEELCFINSNGSCQDFRESVCFYGFHLQAANGNSTRETRPESHKVEQQIVTTSGAKIVEKVYKLVAAKVVKRDGHKVEMVTQEDTTEVEQSPYDKLPFPQRVLTKAQKKDISKFRKDLSDVGVKLPEISGMREAPVQMMLIQDILTHKDKVAELLDFSTLQLEPHVPPKSLPKQEHQGMFTLSCSLGKLTFDDALVDSGASVNVISIEMVKTLGIESMEPTRSLLQFGDSSSTTPIGLIKDFPMKIGACTIPVDLTVLKMATAKRFPLILGTPFLTTVGACIDFDNKKVTLLKVNKAVSYPLQPLEMKSVYCGTITCEASSIEKPKAEVLYVEKETLAGESSTKMCDEHLESAKKEEVSRATKATHVKKKMMKEPHPPPLDTLPHTLTLHPMKLKDGAIEYKIRCKGKTTSFSSARAIITHELQDDSIKLQELLSQVLTITLNSGKDPPSPLSI; from the exons ATGGCTGACCCACAACCACCAGCTCGCCCTATTGGTGCTTATGACCGCCCGACCAACAACGGTCAACTGTTAGGAAtcagagcaccagctgtggcagcaaacaactttgagatcaagtcaggattGCTGAACCAGATTGAGaacaacaagtttcatggcctgGCTGCAGAGAACCCATTCGACCACTTGGACAGCTTTGATAGATACTGTGGCCTATCCAAAACCAATGGTGTATCAGAGGATGGTTTCAAACTCAAGCTTtttcctttctctttgggggacaaggcacgtcagtgggagaagtctctgcTAAGCagctccatcaccacttgggatgACTGCAAGAATGCTTTCTTAGAAAAGTTCTTCTCTACTTCTAAGACAGCTGACTACATGAATGAGATATCTGGTTTcaaacagaagaacttggaaggattcagtgaagcatgGGAGAGGTTCAATGGCTACCTAGCTCAGTGTCCACACCATGGTTTCAACAAGGGAAGTTTGCTCAGTACATTCTATAGAGGTGCTCTCCCTGAGTACAGAGCCAGATTGGATACTGCAAGCAATGGGAACTTCTTGGACAGAACTGAGAGAGAAGCAGCGCagctggttgacaacatggttaagagtgatgcagtctacagtggagatcATGACAGAGCCAATAGGACAGATGACAAGCTAACAAGAAGGGAGTTGAAAGCTCTACAGGATAAGATTGACATCCTCATTGCTGATAAAGCTACTCAAGAGCAGGTTCACGTTGTTGGTAACCCACAGCAAGAGACACCACCTACTACTGTCAATGAAGTTGAAGGTTTGGAAGGCCAAGAGGAACTGTGCTTCATTAATagcaatggtagctg TCAAGACTTtagagaatcagtttgcttctaTGGCTTCCACCTCCAAGCAGCCAATGGGAACTCTACcagggaaaccagaccagaaTCCCACAAA GTTGAGCAACAGATTGTGACAACAAGTGGGGCAAAGATTGTGGAGAAAGTATACAAGCTGGTTGCAGCTAAGGTTGTGAAGAGAGATGGACACAAGGTTGAGATGGTCACGCAGGAGGACACCACTGAGGTTGAGCAGTCACCTTATGATAAACTCCCATTTCCACAGAGggtcctcaccaaagctcagaagaagGACATCTCCAAGTTCAGGAAAGATCTTAGTGATGTTGGGGTAAAGCTTCCAGAGATCTCGGGTATGCGAGAGGCTCCTGTACAAATGATGCTCATCCAGGACATTCTAACTCACAAAGATAAGGTAGCAGAGCTCCTGGACTTCTCTACTCTGCAACTTGAACCACATGTCCCACCAAAGTCTCTCCCTAAACAAGAACACCAGGGGATGTTtaccttgtcttgctcccttggtaAGCTCACTTTTGATGATGCTcttgttgattctggtgcaagtgtgaatgtgatctctATAGAGATGGTAAAAACTCTAGGGATTGAGAGCATGGAGCCAACCAGATCTTTACTACAGTTTGGGGATTCTTCTTCTACAACCCCAATTGGTCTCATCAAGGATTTTCCTAtgaagattggagcatgcaccATCCCTGTTGACCTCACTGTCCTAAAGATGGCAACTGCAAAGAGGTTCCCACTCATCCTTGGCACTCCATTTCTCACAACTGTAGGAGCTTGCATAGACTTTGATAACAAGAAGGTCACACTCCTCAAAGTGAACAAAGCTGTCTCATATCCTCTCCAGCCCCTAGAGATGAAGTCTGTGTATTGTGGAACAATCACTTGTGAAGCATCATCCATTGAGAAACCAAAGGCTGAAGTGCTGTATGTTGAGAAAGAAACTCTTGCTGGAGAGTCCTCTACAAAGATGTGTGatgagcacttggaaagtgctaaaAAGGAGGAGGTGAGTAGAGCCACAAAGGCTACtcatgtcaagaagaagatgatgaaagaaCCTCACCCTCCACCTCTTGATACACTGCCACACACTCTCACTCTTCACCCAATGAAGCTTAAGGATGGAGCTATTGAGTACAAGATCAGATGTAAAGGAAAGACTACATcattctcaagtgcaagggCCATCATCACTCATGAGCTCCAAGATGATTCAATCAAGCTTCAAGAGCTCCTCTCTCAGGTCCTGACCATCACTCTTAATAGTGGGAAGGACCCCCCTTCTCCACTCTCCATTTGA